Below is a genomic region from Medicago truncatula cultivar Jemalong A17 chromosome 3, MtrunA17r5.0-ANR, whole genome shotgun sequence.
AATGGAGAGGCAACTATAATGTTATTGAAAGGTGCGCTAGAGTTTTACATTTATAATCAACTTTTATAGTAGAGcattgcaacaacaacaatcaagctttatcccactaagtgaggtcggctacatggaCCAAACTTTTATAGTAGAGCATTCTTATAAGTAACAGGGAGAAGATCCAACACTAAATTGATATGTAAAGTATTACCAGAGCTAGAGGTTTGAGAAGATTTGGTCGTCAAAGAAGCATATCTTGAGCTAAAAAAATGGGAAATATATCTTGAAGCGAATGCTTGACTATCACCACCATCAGAAAGTGCAGATTGATTTGAAATAATTGTTTGACTATCACCATTGCCCCCATCGTGTGGCAAATATACTTCTCCATTACTAAGTTTAACGTTTCCAGAAATGATTGGTTGCAATACTGAACCAGTTATTTGCAACTGGGAGTCAACCTGGCCACTGACAAGTGTGATATTGAATAAGGATAATGtgtaaacaaaaatataaataaaaagaagaaaaatattgccaaaactcaataatatttttgattCAATTATCATATCTACGTACACCAACAACTAAGAAAGCaaccttaaaatatttttcGCATGCACTTCTAGAACATCGCACTTCAATTCAATTTTGTCATCAAGGGCTGCTTCACTAGTTCTGAGAGGAAGGTTCCCTTTTACAAGCAGTTTTCCTTTTCTGCCTAGCCTACTCTCCAGTGAGGTGATGGATAACCTGTTTGATTTCATGTAAACAGTACCACCAAAACCAGTTAGTGGCTTACGGAACACCGGTGAAGATATAGACGCCCTGTGAAACATTGCATAGCCATTAAGCAATGGTTGATCAACTGTGCCTCTCACCTATTAAATCAATACATGGAACAAGATTTATAGAAGTgagtaaaatcaaataattagatgAAAAAATTGTATCGACGACACCAACCTCAAGCATGACATGGGCATTTCCATGAAGCCAATTAGCATAAGGGGATAAAGCTGTTACTAGCATCATTCCCCCATCTTTTATATCGGCGTCCACTCTAACTTCTCCAACATCTAGAATTTGTGAATATAAACCTTCAAGGCTGTCTGCTAACCGAGTATTCCAAAATTCTTCATTTCTGTCTCGAAAAATGTGCTCGTTGCTTGCATCAACAGTGGTCCCTCTATTTTTATCCCTCACCCAATCAGGAACCAATGAAGCCTCACTCTTATCTAATTCTTCATCTTGTTGTAACATGCTACTTTGAACAAAAGTAACAGGAATGCTTCCCTGAATTAATACATGACCATTTTGGATTATAGGCTCAAATTTTGCATTGAATAGAAAACGGCCGGTTGTTGTTAGGGAAGCAACAACTTCTGCTAGCTCAAGATCAATTCCACCAATGGAACCATCGAGGAGCCTTATCTGCACATCACATTGTGGTTTTGTTAAGCTTCCTCTAAGATCTCCTTCCATGTGCAAGATACCCTTAATAGGTGCCAACGACGGCTCCAAAGAATGAACAACACCCGTTGCTGTAGATTCAACAAGCTGAGCAACAGTTGGGACCAGACTAACCGGAAAGTTTAAGACGGCAAAATGAAGGTTGGTTTTAGGTCCTAACAAAGTTCCATCAGCATGAACAGTTGCATTATCATTCTGGATAAAAAAATTCTCCAGGTGCATACCATTATCATTAGTGTAAGCACCAACTGCCAGGATACGTTGAGTTTTGTTGTCTTCCCACTCCCAATCCTCCCCATGAAGGTCAAATTTTGCCTAAAATGAcatcaaaaaataaagtcaatctTCTTCATTAAGTTGACAATTTATGCTAACTCCAAGTAAAAGTAATACAAAACAGTAAGTTTTTACCAGGGTGTCTCCATTCCCTCCACCACTTGCATCAAGAGAGCCATGCCAGCGACCTTTGATATCAAATAAGTCAGGCAGATTTAAATCTTCCAGAACAGCACCATGCGATGGAATATGATGCCCCCTTATTAACTGCAATTGAACACCATTACAGACAAAGAAACTTCAACGTTTGCAATGGATATCATTAGGATCATCAATATTACACATAAAAAATTAACGTGGCATAAACACTTATGGTTGTTAGCACAAATTAGATGAAACAAGTATTGTGGCTATTGAAAGGAAAATAAAGTTATAGTGATCCCTTGATATTACCTCGAGCAGTTGTTGAGAGCTTTTTGAATATAACCCCACCGACTGTAaactttgaataaaaaaatcctACGAACATGTAACATGGTGATATGCATAATTAATCAGCTTCATTTGCTTCAATAAATAAGAATACAGGATGAGCAACAAATTTTTAGGTGAAAGGATAACTCACAAGTGTTAAAgcattttttaaaagcaaaatttaattacaaacatatttaagccattaGACATGTATCATAATCAACCGATTACACTCCAAAATTTGAATATGATTAGATGAAACCACCGAAGATATAGAGTATAATACCACCTTTGATCTTGATAGAACACTCGGATCCGTGCTTCGAGAAAGAAGCCTTGCAAGAGGAAGCATCTCGGCAATCTCCGCTCGACATACTTCAAGTTTCATTCTCCACCTGCCCATCGAGGATATAACACTACTAAGATGCCCAGACATTAGCCTTTTCAAAATGCCTTCCTCTTTTCCATCATTAAGGTTGCGATCGCTGGATCCAGGCAATACATATTCACCTTGAAGTTCATAATGACTGTTGCTTTGTTCaaagataattttttcaatAGTGATCTGAACAATAGCACATCAACAGACATTCAGTATAATATACAAAAGCCGATGTCATTACTATGGCCAAACATTGATTTCATATAATGGAATGGAAGTCAATGAACTGTTGTGAACTTGTGATTACTATAACAATGTTACGGTTCAGTACAGTAGACGTCAATGAAGAGTGAAAACCAGGATAATCAAACAAGCacccatattttttttcaagattaaAGAGTCATTTCAATGATTCAATTATGAAAAGAATGAGATTCCTGGACTTATCACAACCTCGAGTGATAAATAAACCACACTTATATTTGGACACAATTTCGACACCGTATAAAATACACTCAGTTTCAGCGTGTTCAGATtctgaagagagagaaagaattcatataaaatcGGAAACCGTATATAATATGATAGGAATACGGTGTCTGATGTCAAATTCTGAAGTCCTAAAAAACatttatgataaataaaatgtaaacaACTACAGAGTTTCTAACATCATATTCAAGTTCGACAATGGTCATGCTAAACATACTTCTATGTTGATACATAGGATAGCAATAGGTTGTAACTTAAATTCAGGTTCAAAGGTATATGTGACAGTACTAGTTACTCACAACATCTCCACTCCACTTAGCCGCCATATCTAGGGATTTACCAAGAACACCAATGAATTTTGGCTTAAGTACAGATAGGATTCCATGTCCTCTTCTTTTTTGAAGATTAAGCTCGACTTCAGCCTGAAAGAAAATACCAGCCAAAAAACAGCATATATTATTCCCCTTACACAACCATTATATAATGCCTCGACCAAGTCATAATTCAGGAAGAACTGAACAGAAAAGCAGAGTTGAAGAGATAAAAAGCAACAAAGTCGATGTAATGTCAAAATTCGCACACTGCGATGGGGCAAACCTTGTCTAATCTTCCCTAAGGTCAACCTCATTATGATCCAAGTGTGCATGGGAGGAGGGTGTAGATAAGGACAACAACGGCAGAAACACAATGGACTCAAATAGGAAATAGGTTAATATGATTGCTTACCCTCTGAATAGTTCCCCTGAGAGAAGCAAGCTCCAGGTCATCAAGTGGAAAATTGTGTATCTACGAGTACATTCCATGCAAGCAAAAAAATAGACTAATGTTTTTCAGTATTTTTCAATATTATCTTTTGGTTAAGTATGAATTGATCAAAAACTATTGCAGCCGAGAAACAAACATGGGACCCAGAATTTGAATAGGGCTACCTCCAAGCTAGCTGAATGACTTTGTTGGATACTGACATTGGCCCTCAATTGCCCCTTTTGAAGTGAAACAGACAACAGTTGTCCGCCATTAGTACCATCTTCATCACTGGACTGTAGTGGCTCATTAAACTCCACTTCAAGACTTTCATCAGGCCTACCAGAGGCATCCAACTGCATTCcagaaaaaaaaggaagttaCGAAacaattgtatattttttgaatgGAAAATACTAGTaaattagttgttagattagttTTTCTTATTTGTCTAGGGAAGCTTGTAAGTTGTAACCAGGTTTACCATGTCAAAcatcccaaaattgcttttctttccttttctttgagGTTACGTGAATAACAGGTTCATCCTTTGGGAAAATGGATTAATATTGAAAACTTGCAAAATGGGATTCTTGCAATAAATATTTCTGGTACAAAAAGAAGTTAAACAACTAACCATCTAACTGATTATGGTTAAGTCAATAAGTGATTGCATATTAACCGCTCTTGAACATTGTGAGTCAATTCAGAAGCTAAATCTCACGAACTagaataaaatttaacaaagattttcttttttcacaattattaaattcaaattctttATTAGACTTCTTGTCCATGATTGTATTGCAATGAGTTACTGCCTAGCAGTCTGTTAAACAATTTCATAGCATCTCAAAACTGAACATTTTTTTGGGAAGAGAGTTTTATTCCTCACCTTGATACACTCGGGAGAAACTCTCAACAACCCAGAAAGCTGAGGTGCAAGCATCAGTTGATTCAGTTTGAGACCAGAGATTGAAACTTCACCAACGAGACAATCTGCACTTCCTTTCTCCAATATGTGTAGTTGTTGCCCATTCTTGTCAAAATTTTGTTCCATCATAGCGCAACTAGGTTCTATAAGCTTTCCTTGAAACTTCACTCTTCCGGTTGCTTTCAGAAGCATAGGTCTTGGAAAATCCAATGTATAAGTAGTAATCAAGCGGAAGAATTCAAACTCATGCATATGCAGATCAAACTCAATCCCATCAACAGTAAATGGAATGGCTTTTGGACAAAACTCTTCTCTTGTAAGAGAAATATCATCAGAATGAGATGTTGGAACTTTCATATACAAATCAAATGCAGCTGAAGCAGAATTAACCGTAACGAAATCATGCGAGATTATGACATCTCCTCTAGCATCACTAAAAGACCCTTCTGCCAAAGGTGCAGTCCAGTGTATATCAAGCATTCTGCATGGAATATAAAATGAGAAAACAATTTTGATAAAACAAATCACATTAGAGACGAGAAAGAATTATTGGTAAGACAACTTGAAGAGACAGCCATGGTGAGGAAGGAAAGGAATGCAAATGCAGATAATTTAATTGTATAATAAGCAAAAAATGTTGTCGATGCTTTATCAACTAAAACTATTTATCAAAACTGAAAAGGGGACTGACTTACGGTCTTGAAAGAGATCCCGAAACTTTTGTCTCTCCATGTAATACCCCTAGTTTGAATGGCATCAAACTATGATAATTATGAATGTAATTGAGCAAGATTTTTTCAATGGACAAATTTCCAGAAAAGTTAACATCTACTGCTGAATCATCCTCCTCACCCTGAGAACaaaatagtatatattaaaAGCATGGGTAGAGGGACAGACCCTAGAGAGAAATGTGGGGAAAGCAAACAATTCAGAAAAGATATTCATATTCTGGCATTTGGTGTGTAATTATCATTTATTGTGTCATTTAGTGGACCATAAAGCGGATAAGGAATAAATCAGCATCCTCAGCAAACAGATGACCAAAAATGCAAATATCTATTGATAAGAAGATATTAAAATACACCTTCCCGTAAAAGAATCATAAAGTCAAAGTGAATATGGTGTTTCAAAAAACTACATGAATATGCTAATGCTTCCATGAAGTCTCTCCCCTCCCCCCATTCCCagataattggaaaagaaaaaaaaaagggttgtaAAGTGAGTATAAACAATGATGATCCAGCATTAAATGActatttgcttaaaaaaaacattaaatgacTATGGTATGCTTCCATGTATTCTAGaaaacagaaggaaaaaaaattaaatattttcttcacaAAAGAATGCCATATCATGATTAAGTATTGAAAAAAGGCTTTGTTTACGGGCCATATACCTCCGGGCATATCCATGCAGTTCCAGCCCCTCTAATTTCACCACCATCCACAAGGATTGCCCTAATTCCATATAAATCGGCAACCTGTGCTATGCAGTGTAAGGgttaacataatataatatcTTGGAGACTGAAAAACATAGAGGATTTAAGATAATGCTTGAATGAGTTGCACTCGGCATACTAAGGATTATATACACATCAAAGAATAGTTTAAAAGGTGATAGCAAATAAGAAGAAAGCATTTCCAAGAATACCAaggtttcaaatttcaatcctACTTGAAACTAGTTACTGatccaacaaaatttattactaCTTTCAACTTACACAGTTATCAGCGTTGAAAGTAAAATTGGCAGATGCATATGAAATTGGTACGCGATCAAATGCTGCTAGCGCACCAGCCTCTTTACTTTTAGCAAGTGCTTCAGATGCTACAGTTGCAGGAGTGTCAACGAATAAAGAAGATAGCGTCCTAGAAACCATTCCAGTGCCCACAAATATAGGAGAGTCCAGGGGGCCTTGGCAGTTAAAAAGAGCAGTTACTGATCCTGCTAGCTGCAATCAATAAACCTTAGTTACTGAAATAGATATGAAAAACACAATGTTTGACATTGGATAAGTAAGTATCACACTCTTTTAGTAAGGATTCTGTAACGTGTATCAAGAAATGATGGTActtcaaaaatatgaaagaaataatGAAGCAAATTGAAAGAATTCTATGGTAGTTTAGAAGGTAAGTTTGCATAAAACTCAATATTCCTGTTTTCAAAATTAACAAATACAAGAtacagaaagaaaagaaaagatggAAACGATCGGGTTACAAAACAATAACATACCGGGAATGAGAAAGATTTCATGTTGAAAGTTCGCATCAAGGAATTCACTTCAACACCATGTACCTGGAAATTTGATCAACAAAGTATTGTCAGAAAggtaaaaaaactaattatctTCTGTGAAATTCAGAGATGTGGAATATGTGCAATTTGGACTGAACGTTTACAACATTCTCTCATCGAACAGCTATATAAGCAATATCAACTTCGTTTTGCTCATATAGTGGACTGTCTTTACTTTGCATAACGGGACTCGTACAAAGGTCAGCtctcaacaacataaaataCTAGGACACAACAAGGGAGGTGGGTGAGTGCAATATAACCACACTCAATGGAATAGAATCggattcaataaaaataacatataattttataggatattttatgatagaataaaaggaagttttCCATTTCGTTATTTGTCAGTGAACAACATGGTAAGGAGATTAGTTAACATTAAGTTGGCTGCTGGTTCCATCCAACAACTCCAAATTCAGGGgaggagaaagagaaaaaaaaagaggtgtGTTGTATGAAATGGAATAGATTCTGTTGAGCTCGATTCcaccttattttaaataatCCAAGTAACAACTAGTAATATCTTTCCATATCATCCATTCCATCAATATCAAGGTTTTATGACAGTTGGTTCCTTGACGTGGCATTCGTTGTGATTCTCGGTCATAGAGGCTCGGGGATCGCAACGGATTCAAAGCATCTGTTCACAAGTGCTCAAGAATTCAACCCTTGCTGCCACAAatcttatataattttaaataaaactttCCTTACAAACTAAGGTGGGACCATGATAAGCCCAAAGGCTTTTCAATGAGCGGAACATCAGAGAATAACTTAAACCCAACTTCCCAACATATGTGATTTTTGACAGAATTGCATCTGGAAACAAGTCTACTGTGATTTGTGACTCCAATTTACAAAAGAACTTTCCGGTAGTGAAATATTATCTCTACCTTCCAAAAAAGTGATTTTGGAATTGCTTAACAAGTGCTTccacaaataaataattatacaataagtaaacaaacataaacatgattATAAGTACCTGGcacataatatttaattctcCTTTCTCAGGGTGAATGCCAAAATCTCCTGATGCTTCTAGAGGGATGCTGCCAAACCAGCCACATGCATTGTGTAAAAATATTCTTTGAACACGAAAACACAAACTTGCTGATATGTTCTGGAAAAACCAAACTATTTGATCACCTTGAAAGCTATTTAAATCATCTTTGAAAATGCTTATTTACGGCTTAACCTCTTTTGACAAAGGAAGGAAAATCAACATAGAATGTTTAACTTCATATGTAGATTTTCTAATATTTCATATGCATTATTTCTTTATGATAGAAAATTACCTAATGAATATAAAGCTCATTAGTCATGTGACACTTTTAATATAAGTATTGTTTGGTGAACAATAAAAATACAGTGCATAAGCAATGGCTCGGTTGCTTTTCTAGAGAATTACAAATGAAACATATCAAAAGGGGATTGCACAAAGCATTTTAATACTGAAATATGGAAAACATACAGTGAAACACGATGGAGCATCTAATAACTGGAAGTTCAATCCCGTCATATCAAGCTGGCCGTGAaggtttggaaaagtttcacccTTAGACATGCACAAGTGAACCTGTAGCACAAGAAAACAATATATCAAACAGATGAAGCAATATCAGTTATCAAGAATAACTGGCAAGTAGTGTCATGCTCATGCCATGATAATTATAACACTGTTTGAAGAAAGTTGATGTAACATGAGATCTACAAGGTTCCACGACCTAAGCCAAAAGCTATGGCAGGTGTTATTTACCAATCATTTTAGAATTCCACAAATAAACTTTCCCACTACTGAAGCTAAAAACAATCTTACCATGGTTACAAATAGATCATGAAAGTAAAGAACTTAGGTTAGAGAAGCACCTCACCACTTGCCCTCCCTTTAGACCATGTAACTGGAATGTCTAGGATCCTTTCAAATAGCTGCATAGCACTCAAGCCAGACATAAACTGTTTAAGCATCCCGTACAGGATATATGGCAAAATAGaaagttgaaaaaaatttgGAACTTTAAGTTACTATATACCGGAACATAAAGATTGTCAACTTTCAAATTAGTATGCCATTTCTCCTCAGTAGtgtcaacaaaaatatttgCGGACAACCAACCACCATCTTTGCATGTAACATCTGATCTCCACGGTTTACAATTTCCACTCATCTGTACATTCATATGGCTGTAGTTGTTATGAAACTTCACATGGCCATTGACATTCTCCATCTCCCTGAAAGTAAGACATATAGAACATATAAATTC
It encodes:
- the LOC11429977 gene encoding protein TIC236, chloroplastic isoform X1, which gives rise to MNTSFFGIKLHSSFKVYNTITINSNNHLELLERRRLLQKSKRWCTVSAKHGRPIRQVFSFCCQNVNLLRIHHVSVSGSRLKCTNEESRFSPFFTPLWKEGIFLMRVCVYTVVISGLCLLVWFGSNIVKDYVEAKLLPSVCLVISEQIQRDFQFGKVRRISPLSLTLESCSFGPHKEEFSCGEVPIVKIHIHPFASLMRGKVVVDAVLSHPSVLIVQKKDYSWLGIPNNEGGTKRHLSTEEGIDHRTRTRRLAREEAAVQSAAERDYAARVAAELGYFVSDSTKGDDLKENVGHSRGATDSSSFFGMSEGKHDHQCVDSGVDYDMKHADLEKPFRVKFPGPGLQFWSRVIKRHWKHKFKRKSKRRDIAASGVAIKRRILKCSASAARAYFRGQSQGKSGEPSSSSECFCSTNLDTNLVNDDVDKITEYVADGDDDNDIVAEHVDGVDALQPEDLTSTLPVMLDSVHFRGATVMLLAYGDSEVREMENVNGHVKFHNNYSHMNVQMSGNCKPWRSDVTCKDGGWLSANIFVDTTEEKWHTNLKVDNLYVPLFERILDIPVTWSKGRASGEVHLCMSKGETFPNLHGQLDMTGLNFQLLDAPSCFTNISASLCFRVQRIFLHNACGWFGSIPLEASGDFGIHPEKGELNIMCQVHGVEVNSLMRTFNMKSFSFPLAGSVTALFNCQGPLDSPIFVGTGMVSRTLSSLFVDTPATVASEALAKSKEAGALAAFDRVPISYASANFTFNADNCVADLYGIRAILVDGGEIRGAGTAWICPEGEEDDSAVDVNFSGNLSIEKILLNYIHNYHSLMPFKLGVLHGETKVSGSLSRPMLDIHWTAPLAEGSFSDARGDVIISHDFVTVNSASAAFDLYMKVPTSHSDDISLTREEFCPKAIPFTVDGIEFDLHMHEFEFFRLITTYTLDFPRPMLLKATGRVKFQGKLIEPSCAMMEQNFDKNGQQLHILEKGSADCLVGEVSISGLKLNQLMLAPQLSGLLRVSPECIKLDASGRPDESLEVEFNEPLQSSDEDGTNGGQLLSVSLQKGQLRANVSIQQSHSASLEIHNFPLDDLELASLRGTIQRAEVELNLQKRRGHGILSVLKPKFIGVLGKSLDMAAKWSGDVITIEKIIFEQSNSHYELQGEYVLPGSSDRNLNDGKEEGILKRLMSGHLSSVISSMGRWRMKLEVCRAEIAEMLPLARLLSRSTDPSVLSRSKDFFIQSLQSVGLYSKSSQQLLELIRGHHIPSHGAVLEDLNLPDLFDIKGRWHGSLDASGGGNGDTLAKFDLHGEDWEWEDNKTQRILAVGAYTNDNGMHLENFFIQNDNATVHADGTLLGPKTNLHFAVLNFPVSLVPTVAQLVESTATGVVHSLEPSLAPIKGILHMEGDLRGSLTKPQCDVQIRLLDGSIGGIDLELAEVVASLTTTGRFLFNAKFEPIIQNGHVLIQGSIPVTFVQSSMLQQDEELDKSEASLVPDWVRDKNRGTTVDASNEHIFRDRNEEFWNTRLADSLEGLYSQILDVGEVRVDADIKDGGMMLVTALSPYANWLHGNAHVMLEVRGTVDQPLLNGYAMFHRASISSPVFRKPLTGFGGTVYMKSNRLSITSLESRLGRKGKLLVKGNLPLRTSEAALDDKIELKCDVLEVHAKNILSGQVDSQLQITGSVLQPIISGNVKLSNGEVYLPHDGGNGDSQTIISNQSALSDGGDSQAFASRYISHFFSSRYASLTTKSSQTSSSVNAANHVDKDMEKMLIKPSIETRLSDLKLVLGPELKIVYPLILIFTVSGELELNGLTHPKCITPKGILVFDNGEVELLATQVRLKQEHLNIAKFEPEYGLDPMLDIALVGSQCQYKIQGRASNWQGSVEQDTPSLSPNEAVRKLESQLAESILKGDGQLALGKLATATLEKLMPRIEGKGELGKARWRIVYSPQIPSSKSAGTTLDTFEFLANNLTFGTNVEVQLGKRLQARVIRQMKESEMATQWSLSYQLTSRLHLRLQSSPLLCIFFEYYATV
- the LOC11429977 gene encoding protein TIC236, chloroplastic isoform X2, which codes for MNTSFFGIKLHSSFKVYNTITINSNNHLELLERRRLLQKSKRWCTVSAKHGRPIRQVFSFCCQNVNLLRIHHVSVSGSRLKCTNEESRFSPFFTPLWKEGIFLMRVCVYTVVISGLCLLVWFGSNIVKDYVEAKLLPSVCLVISEQIQRDFQFGKVRRISPLSLTLESCSFGPHKEEFSCGEVPIVKIHIHPFASLMRGKVVVDAVLSHPSVLIVQKKDYSWLGIPNNEGGTKRHLSTEEGIDHRTRTRRLAREEAAVQSAAERDYAARVAAELGYFVSDSTKGDDLKENVGHSRGATDSSSFFGMSEGKHDHQCVDSGVDYDMKHADLEKPFRVKFPGPGLQFWSRVIKRHWKHKFKRKSKRRDIAASGVAIKRRILKCSASAARAYFRGQSQGKSGEPSSSSECFCSTNLDTNLVNDDVDKITEYVADGDDDNDIVAEHVDGVDALQPEDLTSTLPVMLDSVHFRGATVMLLAYGDSEVREMENVNGHVKFHNNYSHMNVQMSGNCKPWRSDVTCKDGGWLSANIFVDTTEEKWHTNLKVDNLYVPLFERILDIPVTWSKGRASGEVHLCMSKGETFPNLHGQLDMTGLNFQLLDAPSCFTNISASLCFRVQRIFLHNACGWFGSIPLEASGDFGIHPEKGELNIMCQVHGVEVNSLMRTFNMKSFSFPLAGSVTALFNCQGPLDSPIFVGTGMVSRTLSSLFVDTPATVASEALAKSKEAGALAAFDRVPISYASANFTFNADNCVADLYGIRAILVDGGEIRGAGTAWICPEGEEDDSAVDVNFSGNLSIEKILLNYIHNYHSLMPFKLGVLHGETKVSGSLSRPMLDIHWTAPLAEGSFSDARGDVIISHDFVTVNSASAAFDLYMKVPTSHSDDISLTREEFCPKAIPFTVDGIEFDLHMHEFEFFRLITTYTLDFPRPMLLKATGRVKFQGKLIEPSCAMMEQNFDKNGQQLHILEKGSADCLVGEVSISGLKLNQLMLAPQLSGLLRVSPECIKLDASGRPDESLEVEFNEPLQSSDEDGTNGGQLLSVSLQKGQLRANVSIQQSHSASLEIHNFPLDDLELASLRGTIQRAEVELNLQKRRGHGILSVLKPKFIGVLGKSLDMAAKWSGDVITIEKIIFEQSNSHYELQGEYVLPGSSDRNLNDGKEEGILKRLMSGHLSSVISSMGRWRMKLEVCRAEIAEMLPLARLLSRSTDPSVLSRSKDFFIQSLQSVGLYSKSSQQLLELIRGHHIPSHGAVLEDLNLPDLFDIKGRWHGSLDASGGGNGDTLAKFDLHGEDWEWEDNKTQRILAVGAYTNDNGMHLENFFIQNDNATVHADGTLLGPKTNLHFAVLNFPVSLVPTVAQLVESTATGVVHSLEPSLAPIKGILHMEGDLRGSLTKPQCDVQIRLLDGSIGGIDLELAEVVASLTTTGRFLFNAKFEPIIQNGHVLIQGSIPVTFVQSSMLQQDEELDKSEASLVPDWVRDKNRGTTVDASNEHIFRDRNEEFWNTRLADSLEGLYSQILDVGEVRVDADIKDGGMMLVTALSPYANWLHGNAHVMLEVRGTVDQPLLNGYAMFHRASISSPVFRKPLTGFGGTVYMKSNRLSITSLESRLGRKGKLLVKGNLPLRTSEAALDDKIELKCDVLEVHAKNILSGQVDSQLQITGSVLQPIISGNVKLSNGEVYLPHDGGNGDSQTIISNQSALSDGGDSQAFASRYISHFFSSRYASLTTKSSQTSSSANHVDKDMEKMLIKPSIETRLSDLKLVLGPELKIVYPLILIFTVSGELELNGLTHPKCITPKGILVFDNGEVELLATQVRLKQEHLNIAKFEPEYGLDPMLDIALVGSQCQYKIQGRASNWQGSVEQDTPSLSPNEAVRKLESQLAESILKGDGQLALGKLATATLEKLMPRIEGKGELGKARWRIVYSPQIPSSKSAGTTLDTFEFLANNLTFGTNVEVQLGKRLQARVIRQMKESEMATQWSLSYQLTSRLHLRLQSSPLLCIFFEYYATV